In Sorghum bicolor cultivar BTx623 chromosome 10, Sorghum_bicolor_NCBIv3, whole genome shotgun sequence, one genomic interval encodes:
- the LOC8069198 gene encoding senescence/dehydration-associated protein At3g51250: MASRFRGSPSFSSSSPPSSKANPWPAPSAPPLYPTLSMADLAPVEIGPVASSPTAPASPSEYDNAPPPSEDVLLRVPGAQLHLIDRSRSHPLAAGDLSLLRIRSGDTSLAAIALLEPVQWPLARDVAAVKLDPCHYAFSLTVPASADDPSPDPLHYGLTLAHPDARLDGILAAYTSFSVHAVVGTKELEGRVRDEVEAAAYWTAVAPNVEAYGGAVARTIATGAEHLAKGILWCGEVTVERLRWGNEVLKKRMQPGDANAEVSPEMLRRIKRAKRVSQISEKVATGILSGVVKVTGYFTSSLANSKAGKKFFNMLPGEIVLASLDGFGKICDAVEVAGKNVLSTSSTVTTGLVSHKYGDKAAAATNEGLDAAGHAIGTAWAVFKIRQALNPKSVLKPTTLAKSTIKANVAELRAKHGSK, encoded by the exons ATGGCATCCCGCTTCCGCGGCTCCCCTtctttctcctcctcctcccccccgTCGTCGAAGGCTAACCCTTGGCCCGCCCCCTCCGCCCCGCCGCTGTACCCGACGCTCTCCATGGCCGATCTCGCGCCAGTCGAGATAGGGCCCGTAGCCTCGTCGCCGACGGCGCCGGCCTCGCCCTCGGAGTACGAcaacgcgccgccgccgtccgagGACGTCCTCCTCCGTGTCCCCGGCGCGCAGCTCCACCTCATCGACCGCAGCCGCAGTCACCCGCTGGCCGCCGGAGACCTCTCCCTCCTCCGCATCCGGTCCGGCGACACCTCCCTCGCCGCCATCGCGCTGCTCGAACCGGTCCAGTGGCCGCTCGCGCGCGACGTGGCCGCCGTCAAGCTCGACCCTTGCCACTACGCCTTCTCCCTCACCGTGCCGGCCTCTGCCGACGACCCCAGCCCGGACCCGCTCCACTATGGGCTCACGCTGGCCCACCCCGACGCGCGCCTCGACGGCATCCTCGCCGCCTACACCAGCTTCTCCGTCCACGCCGTGGTGGGAACCAAGGAGCTGGAGGGCAGGGTGCGCGACGAGGTCGAGGCCGCCGCGTACTGGACGGCCGTCGCGCCCAATGTGGAGGCGTACGGCGGCGCGGTGGCCAGGACCATCGCCACCGGCGCTGAGCACCTGGCCAAGGGGATACTGTGGTGCGGGGAGGTGACCGTGGAGAGGCTCCGTTGGGGGAATGAGGTCCTCAAGAAGAGGATGCAGCCCGGCGACGCCAACGCCGAGGTCAGCCCTGAGATGCTCAGGCGAATCAAAAG GGCTAAGAGGGTGAGCCAAATATCTGAGAAAGTGGCAACTGGAATTTTGTCTGGAGTTGTGAAGGTTACTGGTTATTTCACAAGCTCGCTGGCGAACTCGAAAGCTGGCAAGAAGTTCTTCAACATGTTGCCTGGAGAGATTGTTCTTGCTTCACTTGATGGATTTG GAAAGATTTGCGACGCCGTGGAGGTGGCTGGAAAGAATGTTTTGTCCACATCATCAACTGTGACGACTGGGCTAGTATCTCACAA GTACGGAGACAAAGCTGCTGCCGCAACAAACGAAGGGCTGGACGCCGCCGGCCATGCCATCGGGACGGCGTGGGCCGTGTTCAAGATCCGGCAGGCCTTGAACCCCAAGAGCGTCCTGAAACCCACGACGCTGGCCAAGTCCACCATCAAGGCCAATGTTGCTGAGCTTCGCGCAAAGCACGGCAGCAAGTAG